In Malaclemys terrapin pileata isolate rMalTer1 chromosome 10, rMalTer1.hap1, whole genome shotgun sequence, the following are encoded in one genomic region:
- the CHST12 gene encoding carbohydrate sulfotransferase 12 — MTKARLFRLSVVLGSVFMILLIIVYWDNVGTAHFYLHTSFSRPHALGSPPTAAQDEDREDLLDMDEFLEKLLSSGLRQNGPLNRKMEQAPLQGSSRPVLGNLEENVRGYDWSTRVARVSLDQEKLQAERRRTLREFCANSSFAFPAKERSFDDIPNYELNHLIVDDRHGIIYCYVPKVACTNWKRVMIVLSESLLDQGVPYRDPLDIPREHVHNSSTHLTFNKFWRRYGKFSRHLMKIKLKKYTKFLFVRDPFVRLISAFRSKFELENEEFYRRFAIPMLKLYSNHTNLPTSVSEAFRAGLKVSFPDFIQYLLDPRTEKMAPFNEHWRQVYRLCHPCQIDYDFVGKLETLNEDAAHLLQLLKVDRLLHFPPSYRNRTASSWEEDWFAKIPLAWRQQLYKLYEADFVLFGYPKPENLLKD; from the coding sequence ATGACCAAAGCACGGCTGTTCCGCCTCTCGGTGGTGCTGGGTTCCGTCTTCATGATCCTGCTGATCATCGTGTACTGGGACAACGTGGGGACAGCTCATTTCTACCTGCACACGTCCTTCTCCAGGCCTCATGCCCTGGGCAGTCCGCCCACCGCTGCTCAGGATGAAGACCGTGAAGACTTGTTGGACATGGATGAGTTTTTAGAGAAGCTACTGAGTTCTGGCCTGAGGCAGAATGGTCCCTTGAACAGAAAGATGGAGCAGGCCCCACTTCAAGGCTCCAGCAGGCCTGTCTTGGGCAATCTGGAGGAGAATGTGAGAGGCTATGACTGGTCCACCCGTGTTGCCAGAGTGAGCCTGGACCAGGAGAAGCTGCAGGCTGAACGGCGGAGGACGCTGCGGGAGTTCTGTGCCAATTCCAGCTTCGCCTTCCCCGCTAAGGAGCGTTCCTTTGATGACATCCCCAACTATGAGCTGAACCACCTGATCGTGGACGACCGCCATGGTATCATCTACTGCTATGTCCCCAAGGTGGCCTGCACCAACTGGAAGCGGGTGATGATCGTGCTGAGTGAGAGCCTGCTGGATCAGGGTGTCCCCTACCGGGACCCTCTGGACATTCCCCGAGAGCACGTCCACAACTCCAGCACCCACCTGACTTTCAACAAGTTCTGGCGCCGCTATGGGAAGTTCTCCCGCCACCTCATGAAGATCAAGCTGAAGAAATACACCAAGTTCCTCTTTGTACGCGATCCCTTCGTGCGGCTCATCTCTGCCTTCCGCAGCAAGTTTGAGCTGGAGAATGAGGAGTTCTACCGGCGCTTTGCCATACCCATGCTGAAGCTCTACTCCAACCACACCAACCTCCCCACCTCTGTTAGCGAGGCCTTCAGGGCGGGCCTCAAAGTCTCCTTCCCTGACTTCATCCAGTACTTACTGGACCCCCGGACAGAGAAGATGGCCCCTTTCAATGAGCACTGGAGGCAGGTTTACCGCTTGTGCCACCCGTGCCAGATAGACTATGACTTTGTTGGGAAGCTGGAGACCCTCAACGAAGACGCGGCTCATCTGCTGCAGCTTCTCAAGGTGGACaggctcctccacttcccccccagcTACCGGAACAggactgccagcagctgggaggaggactggtttgccaaaatcccTCTGGCCTGGAGGCAGCAGCTCTACAAACTTTACGAGGCTGATTTTGTACTCTTTGGCTACCCCAAACCAGAAAATCTGCTTAAAGACTAA